From one Nocardioides sp. Kera G14 genomic stretch:
- the holA gene encoding DNA polymerase III subunit delta, whose translation MSTPSASQVLGRVTLVTGKEEFLSERTVRAVRDAVRAYDAESEFSEAAASELTLATLGELAAPSLFSSIRCIVVRSLENLPDESVDGLLDYCGAPADEVALVLVHGGGQKGSGVLTKLRKLKALTEVKSEELKASDLPGFVANEVRTFGGRIDQQAAATLIEAVGHDLRSLSAAAHQLVNDFPDHAIGEAQVRQYFGGRAEAKSFAVADAAFAGRRQVALEELRWAIDGGTPGVLVTSAFAGSARGLARLSGAPRGARDADLARDVGVPPWKLRSLREQLRGWTPDALAGAIRAVAQADADIKGAASDPAYTLERLVLTITGLRR comes from the coding sequence ATGAGCACGCCCTCCGCCTCGCAGGTCCTCGGTCGCGTCACCCTGGTGACGGGCAAGGAGGAGTTCCTCTCCGAGCGCACGGTCCGCGCGGTGCGCGACGCCGTCAGGGCGTACGACGCCGAGTCGGAGTTCAGCGAGGCTGCCGCCTCGGAGCTGACCCTCGCCACCCTGGGTGAGCTGGCCGCGCCGAGCCTCTTCTCCTCGATCCGCTGTATCGTCGTGAGATCGCTGGAGAACCTGCCCGACGAGTCGGTCGACGGCCTGCTCGACTACTGCGGGGCCCCTGCCGACGAGGTCGCGCTCGTCCTCGTCCACGGCGGCGGGCAGAAGGGCAGCGGTGTCCTGACCAAGCTCCGCAAGCTCAAGGCGCTCACCGAGGTGAAGTCGGAGGAGCTCAAGGCGTCCGATCTGCCCGGCTTCGTGGCCAATGAGGTCCGCACGTTCGGTGGCCGGATCGATCAGCAGGCCGCGGCCACGCTGATCGAGGCCGTCGGCCACGACCTGCGCTCGCTCTCGGCCGCGGCACACCAGTTGGTCAACGACTTCCCGGACCACGCGATCGGCGAGGCCCAGGTCCGGCAGTACTTCGGCGGACGGGCCGAGGCCAAGTCCTTCGCCGTCGCCGATGCGGCCTTCGCCGGTCGGCGTCAGGTCGCGCTCGAGGAGCTCCGCTGGGCGATCGACGGCGGTACGCCCGGTGTGCTCGTGACGTCGGCCTTCGCCGGCAGCGCCCGTGGGCTCGCGCGTCTCTCTGGTGCGCCGCGGGGCGCCCGTGACGCCGACCTCGCCCGCGACGTCGGCGTGCCGCCGTGGAAGCTCCGCAGCCTCCGCGAGCAGCTCCGCGGCTGGACCCCCGACGCCCTCGCCGGGGCGATCCGCGCCGTGGCCCAGGCCGACGCCGACATCAAGGGCGCCGCCAGCGACCCGGCGTACACCCTCGAGCGGCTCGTCCTGACCATCACGGGGCTCCGCCGCTAG
- the rpsT gene encoding 30S ribosomal protein S20, which translates to MANIKSQIKRNKQALKAQERNKSVKSELKSAVRRFREAAEAGDKDVALTAAREAGKKLDKAASKGVIHANQAANRKSSIFKKAASL; encoded by the coding sequence ATGGCTAACATCAAGTCGCAGATCAAGCGCAACAAGCAGGCCCTCAAGGCCCAGGAGCGCAACAAGTCCGTCAAGAGCGAGCTCAAGTCGGCCGTCCGCCGCTTCCGCGAGGCCGCCGAGGCCGGCGACAAGGACGTCGCCCTGACCGCCGCCCGCGAGGCCGGCAAGAAGCTCGACAAGGCTGCCTCGAAGGGCGTCATCCACGCCAACCAGGCTGCCAACCGCAAGTCCAGCATCTTCAAGAAGGCCGCCTCGCTCTGA
- a CDS encoding phosphotransferase family protein codes for MTRSAKVHPTTLPHGETAMRLGWVHLPPHVRRQVEQRLGTTVVDSFSKDAGFTPGLASVLLCADGTRHFIKAASMKAQRYAAASYKEEARKARTLPPGLPAPRLRWTLGGGAGDEWIVLGFEYVDGRQPARPWSPDDLAAASDLMIRIAEQLTPAPGLGIETFAEAFKDWPALWEKVAVDDADYDFAVELEGLAARFAEVTEGDTLVHADVRDDNLIVRPDGSMVLCDWNWPVRGAAWVDSLLLLIGPRGDGLDVEAHIAAHPLLSSVDPEAIDIVLALMTGYYLYSAAQPPVSNSPWLREVTRWQGEVCWNWLYTRRRD; via the coding sequence GTGACCCGATCCGCCAAGGTTCACCCGACCACCCTCCCCCACGGCGAGACCGCGATGCGGCTCGGCTGGGTCCACCTGCCGCCACACGTACGCCGCCAGGTCGAGCAGAGGCTCGGCACGACGGTCGTCGACTCCTTCTCCAAGGACGCCGGCTTCACCCCCGGCCTGGCCTCGGTGCTGCTCTGCGCCGACGGCACGCGCCACTTCATCAAAGCCGCGTCGATGAAGGCCCAGCGCTACGCCGCCGCCTCCTACAAGGAGGAGGCGCGCAAGGCCCGCACCCTTCCTCCGGGGCTCCCCGCGCCCCGCCTCAGGTGGACGCTCGGCGGGGGCGCAGGTGACGAGTGGATCGTGCTCGGTTTCGAGTACGTCGACGGCCGTCAGCCCGCGCGACCGTGGTCCCCCGACGACCTGGCCGCGGCGTCTGATCTCATGATCCGCATCGCCGAGCAGCTCACCCCTGCGCCCGGTCTCGGGATCGAGACCTTCGCCGAGGCGTTCAAGGACTGGCCGGCGTTGTGGGAGAAGGTCGCGGTCGACGACGCGGACTACGACTTCGCGGTCGAGCTCGAAGGGCTCGCCGCGCGCTTCGCCGAGGTGACCGAGGGCGACACACTCGTCCATGCCGACGTACGGGATGACAACCTGATCGTGCGGCCGGACGGCTCGATGGTGCTCTGCGACTGGAACTGGCCCGTCCGCGGCGCCGCGTGGGTGGATTCCCTGCTGCTGCTGATCGGCCCGCGCGGTGACGGCCTCGACGTCGAGGCGCACATCGCCGCCCACCCCCTGCTGTCGTCGGTGGACCCGGAGGCGATCGACATCGTCCTCGCGCTCATGACCGGGTACTACCTCTACTCAGCGGCGCAGCCGCCGGTGTCGAACTCGCCCTGGCTGCGCGAGGTCACCCGGTGGCAGGGCGAGGTCTGCTGGAATTGGCTTTACACGCGTCGACGCGACTAA